The Panicum hallii strain FIL2 chromosome 9, PHallii_v3.1, whole genome shotgun sequence genome has a window encoding:
- the LOC112876333 gene encoding glutamic acid-rich protein, translating to MDTEPFDEVELLALSASPAVSPPRRLKRLKKFSSQITTTVATTTSPPAGSPPPPKEQASPGEETLAPSQSPPPNPSPQPLTSPDADAPTPLPDSSPAPVSSPLPPTDTAADDEEDDGLDPLFSETVGAGGWDPLGAPAEGDDAGDEEEMPRGGLIEELRRENSAKKRLDMDEADGGVAAAGAEAKGKRSKRKRKEEAPKESAREKKRSEKERRAQLDSIHAESQRLLRETRSASFRPIVQPVCKPISSVLEKIRLRKLEVLKKSNTTVEDDDDNAAASEPASDSAVHLDVLKVKEVTADDKDLRIDDVDKELGNLDQCNVAEDKDDLNSKEKDLHNCGTKAPDEETSDRLEDNHENTQSSDNHNNSVDQTQLPRSSSPVESTDESSSEDEEDNDKENIEPSARNNDVNTREQLRPAIGGDSCPDNAILKDFLDDEAEEEDDSDNDMMRFKDDEENYGSDENEVFNDLIAAGYEEKEVDHEKRNELHQKWLQQQDAAETNNVMQRLKFGHQEQKESVHEDEDIEDCEVESDKEMSYDLTPANVVRQNSEKAKQMIAKMFADDNDTYEHSDDEEIEEHLARQRISKREVDNNTLISPLEDDSSREVFGLIKKLNIAPQPKKRGKQSTSNHQMLIAGRNSSASKSSFLGRTASGPLVSSRRSVHRSYVFGRDDSNSSTRSCMSTSESISDMDQTNSSQPKKAKFSGSQPKPVGPQANLKSDTNSGVSLFEILRRTSSVTSDRQELSSQESCSTITESQAGHQFSAFKLSRRFSRVEARN from the exons ATGGACACGGAGCCTTTCGACGAGGTGGAGCTCCTCGCCCTCTCCGCGTCCCCAGCCGTctccccgcctcgccgcctaAAGCGGCTTAAGAAATTCTCCTCCCAAATCACCACCACCGTCGCTACCACTACCAGCCCTCCTGccggctccccgccgccgccgaaggaACAGGCGTCACCGGGCGAGGAAACCCTAGCTCCGAGCCAGTCTCCTCCCCCGAACCCCTCCCCGCAGCCGCTGACGTCGCCAGATGCGGATGCGCCGACCCCGCTACCCGATTCCTCTCCTGCCCCCGTCtcctcgccgctgccgccgacCGACACCGCcgccgacgacgaggaggaTGACGGGCTCGACCCGCTGTTCTCGGAAACCGTCGGCGCCGGGGGGTGGGACCCGCTCGGCGCGCCGGCGGAAGGGGacgacgccggcgacgaggaggagatGCCGCGGGGCGGGCTCATCGAGGAGCTGCGGAGGGAGAATTCCGCCAAGAAGCGGCTCGACATGGACGAAGCCGATGGGGGAGTGGCTGCTGCTGGGGCGGAGGCAAAGGGGAAGAGGagcaagaggaagaggaaggaggaggcgcCCAAGGAGTCAGCCCGGGAGAAGAAACGGTCGGAAAAG GAGAGGAGGGCACAGCTTGATTCGATCCACGCCGAGTCACAGAGGTTGCTGCGAG AAACAAGGAGTGCTTCGTTTAGGCCAATTGTGCAGCCAGTTTGCAAGCCCATCTCGTCGGTCCTGGAGAAGATCCGTCTTCGTAAGCTGGAGGTTCTAAAGAA GTCAAATACTActgttgaagatgatgatgacaatGCTGCTGCTTCGGAGCCAGCGAGTGATTCTGCTGTGCATTTGGATGTGCTCAAGGTTAAAGAAGTGACAGCAGATGATAAGGATTTGAGGATT GATGATGTTGACAAGGAGCTTGGAAATCTTGATCAATGTAATGTTGCAGAGGATAAG GATGATTTGAATAGCAAGGAGAAAGATCTCCATAATTGTGGTACCAAAGCTCCAGATGAG GAAACTTCTGATAGATTGGAAGACAATCATGAGAATACCCAATCAAGTGATAACCATAACAATTCAGTAGATCAAACTCAACTGCCCCGTTCTTCAAGCCCTGTTGAGAGTACAGATGAATC TTcatcagaagatgaagaagatAATGATAAAGAGAATATAGAACCGAGCGCTCGAAATAATGATGTAAATACTCGTGAACAACTCCGACCAGCTATTGGAGGAGATTCATGTCCAGATAATGCCATCCTGAAGGATTTTCTAGATGATGAAGCTGAGGAAGAGGATGATAGTGATAATGACATGATGAGATTTAAGGATGATGAAGAAAATTACGGGAGTGATGAGAATGAAGTTTTTAATGATCTGATAGCAGCTGGCTATGAAGAAAAAGAAGTAGATCATGAGAAGCGTAATGAACTCCACCAAAAGTGGCTTCAGCAACAGGATGCTGCTGAAACAAATAATGTTATGCAAAGGCTGAAGTTTGGCCATCAGGAGCAGAAAGAATCAGTGCATGAAGATGAAGATATAGAAGACTGTGAGGTCGAATCAGATAAGGAAATGTCATACGACTTGACTCCAGCAAATGTTGTGCGTCAGAATTCTGAAAAGGCAAAACAAATGATTGCAAAGATGTTCGCAGATGATAATGATACTTATGAACACTCGGATGATGAGGAGATAGAGGAACATTTGGCCCGTCAACGTATTTCAAAGCGAGAA GTTGATAATAACACATTGATATCTCCGCTGGAAGATGACAGCTCAAGGGAAGTATTTGGTCTAATAAAGAAGCTCAATATCGCTCCTCAGCCTAAGAAGAGAGGAAAGCAATCAACAT CAAATCATCAAATGCTTATCGCTGGAAGGAACAGCAGCGCTTCAAAG TCATCTTTCCTTGGTCGAACTGCCAGTGGTCCATTGGTGTCTTCCCGTAGATCAGTTCATAGATCTTATGTATTTGGCCGTGATGACAGCAACAGTAGTACCAGGAGCTGCATGTCTACTTCAGAGAGTATTTCAGATATG GATCAGACCAATTCAAGCCAACCTAAGAAGGCGAAGTTTAGCGGTTCACAGCCAAAACCTGTGGGGCCACAGGCAAATTTAAAGAGTGATACGAATTCAGGTGTTTCCTTATTTGAGATCCTGCGTAGGACTTCTTCAGTTACTTCTGATAGACAAGAGCTCAGCAGTCAGGAAAGCTGTAGCACAATCACAGAAAGTCAAGCTGGGCATCAGTTTTCAGCATTCAAATTGTCAAGGAGGTTTTCTAGGGTGGAAGCAAGAAACTGA
- the LOC112873799 gene encoding DNA-binding protein EMBP-1-like isoform X2 codes for MASSASTTSGDEEGPSAPSAGAAPPQAHAEWAASMQAYYAAGGQPYAWHAAQHMMAAAAGAPYGTPMTFHPAYYAHAAMAASVPYTAGEPVAVAEGKCKRKSSGAPSVGSSSGSSDGGSEEKRDASAEHKLLPSAKRIKSTSANVQGEPSHAATTQDAAAGTRSAAKRRPAGKLSVSTTETAAISNARPNLNIGIDLWSNSPVKAETSGQIEINAAAPSHDVPLSQMDERELKRERRKQSNRESARRSRLRKQQECEELAQKVTDLTAINGALRSELDQLKKACEDLEAENSELMGEMEQAEAPSVVTTLSMRIDTAKAHHGKSD; via the exons ATGGCATCATCCGCCTCCACGACGTCGGGCGACGAGGAGGGCCCGAGCGCCCCGTCCGccggggcggcgccgccgcaggCGCACGCGGAGTGGGCCGCGTCGATGCAGGCCTACTacgccgccggcgggcagccTTACGCCTGGCACGCCGCGCAG CAcatgatggcggcggcggcgggcgcgccgTACGGGACGCCCATGACGTTCCACCCCGCGTACTACGCGCACGCGGCCATGGCCGCG AGTGTTCCCTACACGGCCGGCGAGCCCGTTGCGGTGGCGGAAGGGAAGTGCAAGAGGAAGAGCTCCGGTGCTCCCTCCGTCGGTAGTTCTTCTGGAAG CAGCGACGGCGGGAGCGAGGAGAAAAGAGATGCTAGTGCCGAGCACAAG CTATTACCTTCTGCAAAGAGGATAAAGTCCACCAGTGCAAATGTGCAAG GCGAGCCATCTCACGCTGCAACAACGCAAGATGCTGCAGCCGGGACCCGAAGCGCAGCAAAGAGGAGGCCTGCAGGAAAGCTCTCGGTTTCGACAACTGAAACGGCAGCAATTTCCAATGCAAGACCGAACTTGAACATTGGAATAGATCTTTGGAGTAATTCTCCAGTTAAAGCAGAGACCTCTGGACAGATTGAGATAAATGCAGCAGCACCTTCCCATGATGTCCCTTTGTCACAGATG GATGAACGAGAACTGAAGAGGGAGAGAAGAAAACAATCTAACAGAGAGTCAGCAAGGAGATCAAGACTACGCAAGCAG CAAGAATGCGAGGAGCTAGCCCAGAAGGTAACTGACCTGACTGCTATTAATGGCGCACTAAGGTCAGAACTCGACCAGCTTAAGAAGGCCTGTGAAGACTTGGAAGCAGAGAATTCAGAACTGATG GGTGAAATGGAACAGGCCGAGGCGCCTAGTGTTGTAACAACTTTGAGCATGCGTATTGACACGGCAAAGGCACATCATGGGAAGAGTGATTAA
- the LOC112873799 gene encoding DNA-binding protein EMBP-1-like isoform X1, whose amino-acid sequence MASSASTTSGDEEGPSAPSAGAAPPQAHAEWAASMQAYYAAGGQPYAWHAAQSVPYTAGEPVAVAEGKCKRKSSGAPSVGSSSGSSDGGSEEKRDASAEHKLLPSAKRIKSTSANVQGEPSHAATTQDAAAGTRSAAKRRPAGKLSVSTTETAAISNARPNLNIGIDLWSNSPVKAETSGQIEINAAAPSHDVPLSQMQDERELKRERRKQSNRESARRSRLRKQQECEELAQKVTDLTAINGALRSELDQLKKACEDLEAENSELMGEMEQAEAPSVVTTLSMRIDTAKAHHGKSD is encoded by the exons ATGGCATCATCCGCCTCCACGACGTCGGGCGACGAGGAGGGCCCGAGCGCCCCGTCCGccggggcggcgccgccgcaggCGCACGCGGAGTGGGCCGCGTCGATGCAGGCCTACTacgccgccggcgggcagccTTACGCCTGGCACGCCGCGCAG AGTGTTCCCTACACGGCCGGCGAGCCCGTTGCGGTGGCGGAAGGGAAGTGCAAGAGGAAGAGCTCCGGTGCTCCCTCCGTCGGTAGTTCTTCTGGAAG CAGCGACGGCGGGAGCGAGGAGAAAAGAGATGCTAGTGCCGAGCACAAG CTATTACCTTCTGCAAAGAGGATAAAGTCCACCAGTGCAAATGTGCAAG GCGAGCCATCTCACGCTGCAACAACGCAAGATGCTGCAGCCGGGACCCGAAGCGCAGCAAAGAGGAGGCCTGCAGGAAAGCTCTCGGTTTCGACAACTGAAACGGCAGCAATTTCCAATGCAAGACCGAACTTGAACATTGGAATAGATCTTTGGAGTAATTCTCCAGTTAAAGCAGAGACCTCTGGACAGATTGAGATAAATGCAGCAGCACCTTCCCATGATGTCCCTTTGTCACAGATG CAGGATGAACGAGAACTGAAGAGGGAGAGAAGAAAACAATCTAACAGAGAGTCAGCAAGGAGATCAAGACTACGCAAGCAG CAAGAATGCGAGGAGCTAGCCCAGAAGGTAACTGACCTGACTGCTATTAATGGCGCACTAAGGTCAGAACTCGACCAGCTTAAGAAGGCCTGTGAAGACTTGGAAGCAGAGAATTCAGAACTGATG GGTGAAATGGAACAGGCCGAGGCGCCTAGTGTTGTAACAACTTTGAGCATGCGTATTGACACGGCAAAGGCACATCATGGGAAGAGTGATTAA
- the LOC112875894 gene encoding uncharacterized protein LOC112875894: MAASASSSAASASSTGSGGSDAAAAAPTAGASACPCPICLESFKDEAYLDTCFHSFCYKCICQWIRIVASKHEEPLSSVRCPLCKTENLSIIHAFDGESFERWYINQEPRKRRLSDAHELVSQFYNMEEVTSNISGVQRYWEQKGYLRKKNWLETWIRREIQALTRDENVEAIVYHIHGVIGSFMKRLEKEHTSRRISPEERREEFRTLLSGAARPFLLSRTERFITEVELFLVSNLNMEAYNKLRVQRFRESSSHLTREQDALPHDRSLEEHYLYFVCNDTDCDEM; encoded by the exons ATGGCGGcgtccgcctcctcctccgccgcatCCGCCTCCTCCACCGGTAGTGGTGGTAgcgacgcggcagcggcggcgccgacGGCGGGCGCTTCTGCTTGCCCTTGCCCCATATGCCTCGAATCCTTCAAAGACGAGGCCTACCTCGACACCTGCTTCC ATTCTTTTTGCTACAAATGCATATGTCAGTGGATAAGGATAGTAGCGAGCAAGCATGAAGAACCTTTGTCTTCAGTTAGGTGCCCACTTTGCAAG ACTGAAAATCTATCCATCATACATGCTTTTGACGGTGAATCATTTGAACGGTGGTACATAAATCAGGAACCTAGGAAGAG GCGTCTTTCAGATGCACATGAGTTGGTATCACAGTTCTATAACATGGAAG AGGTCACAAGCAACATTTCCGGAGTGCAGCGATACTGGGAGCAAAAAGGATATCTGCGGAAGAAAAATTGGCTTGAAACCTGGATAAGGCGGGAAATTCAGGCCCTTACTCGG GATGAAAATGTTGAGGCCATAGTTTACCACATTCACGGTGTCATCGGATCCTTCATGAAGAGGCTTGAAAAGGAACACACGTCAAGGAGGATTTCACCTGAGGAGAGGAGGGAAGAGTTCAGGACGTTGCTCTCTGGTGCTGCTAGGCCGTTCCTCCTCAGCCGAACGGAGCGATTCATCACCGAGGTAGAGCTCTTCCTGGTCTCGAATCTCAACATGGAAGCTTACAACAAATTGCGCGTTCAGAGATTTAGAGAGTCCAGCTCCCATCTAACGAGAGAGCAAGATGCACTGCCTCATGACCGGTCTCTTGAGGAGCACTACTTGTACTTTGTATGTAACGACACAGATTGTGATGAGATGTAG
- the LOC112874422 gene encoding uncharacterized protein LOC112874422 produces MAMMSRTRDLLMEGLEGLVREGSFKWGLPRREDDDDEGHDGSLSGKRPSIAGLSFKANSVVARCSRILNVSINDLQKNFDKQASDSVKNTGNYARNLLEYCCFLALAQISQVAGYLADKNFRRLSFDMMLAWDVPSSSSQHSVKVEVDSTVSLEAFARIAPAIPTIADVVTCSNLFDALSCSSGGCLPFSVYDKYLSELDRAVKKMKTQSESSLLSNLRSQRGERILEVDGTLTTQPVLEHVGISTWPGRLVLTDHALYFEALRVVTYDKPKAYELAEDVKQVVKPELTGPWGSRLFDKAVMYKSTTLPEPVIIEFPELAGHSRRDYWLAIISEVLYAHRFVRKFDISGVNKDETILKAALGILRLQAIEQLGFPVPNRYESLLMFNLCDKVPGGDFILETLASAISSRTSDRSNQPGTSRGMHAVLSNLGVVAPVNNGERLFVGEMVVGEISSLQKAVIDSMNNYKKVELAQATVDGVKVEGLDTNLAVMKELLSPVSELWRILLLLTSWDEPLKSMVFCFLFSYIIIRGWVVYFMVMVLLFSAVFMFLTRLTNQGKPMSEVKVVSPPPMNTMEQLLAVQNAISKIEELVQDANIVLLKIRALLLAFPSQATDKAIVASVLMALSLAIVPTRVLMLLMFLEVCTNNSPPRRASTERWTRRLREWWFSIPAAPVVVEKETEDKKTR; encoded by the exons ATGGCGATGATGAGCCGGACGCGAGATCTGCTGATGGAGGGGTTGGAGGGGCTGGTGCGGGAGGGGTCGTTCAAGTGGGGCCTCCCCCGCcgcgaagacgacgacgacgagggaCACGACGGCTCGCTCTCCGGCAAGCGCCCCTCAATCGCTGGCCTCTCCTTCAAGGCCAACTCCGTCGTCGCTCGCTGCTCCCG AATTCTTAATGTTTCTATCAACGATCTGCAAAAGAACTTTGATAAGCAAGCATCTGATTCTGTAAAGAACACAGGAAACTATGCAAGAAACCTTTTGGAGTATTGCTGCTTCTTGGCACTTGCTCAGATCTCACAAGTTGCAGGGTATCTTGCTGACAAAAACTTCCGTCGCCTATCATTTGATATGATGTTAGCTTGGGATGTTCCTTCTTCTTCAAGCCAGCATAGTGTTAAG GTTGAGGTGGACAGCACAGTTAGTTTAGAAGCTTTTGCAAGAATAGCACCTGCCATCCCAACCATTGCTGATGTAGTAACTTGTTCAAATCTCTTTGATGCACTTTCATGTTCAAGCGGAGGCTGTCTTCCATTTTCTGTATATGATAAGTACCTTTCAGAATTGGACAG AGCGGTGAAAAAGATGAAGACACAATCTGAGTCATCACTCCTATCAAACCTCCGGTCTCAGAGAGGAGAAAGGATTCTGGAAGTTGATGGAACATTGACAACACAACCAGTACTCGAACATGTGGGTATTTCAACATGGCCAG GAAGATTAGTACTCACAGATCATGCTCTTTACTTTGAAGCTCTTCGAGTTGTTACCTATGATAAGCCCAAAGCTTATGAACTTGCAGAAGATGTAAAGCAGGTAGTTAAACCTGAGCTGACTGGTCCATGGGGTTCACGTCTCTTTGACAAAGCCGTTATGTACAAATCAACAACCTT ACCAGAGCCAGTGATCATTGAATTTCCAGAGTTGGCTGGCCATTCCCGTCGTGATTATTGGCTGGCCATCATATCAGAAGTTCTTTATGCCCATAGATTTGTTAGGAAGTTTGACATAAGTGGAGTTAACAAAGATGAAACAATTCTGAAGGCAGCACTTGGTATTCTACGGTTACAAGCCATTGAACAGTTAGGCTTCCCAGTGCCAAATCGATATGAATCTCTTTTGATGTTCAATCTATGTGACAAAGTTCCTGGAGGTGATTTTATACTTGAAACACTAGCCAGTGCTATATCATCAAGAACTTCGGATCGAAGTAACCAACCTGGCACGAGTAGAGGAATGCATGCTGTCTTGTCAAACTTGGGCGTGGTAGCACCAGTTAATAATGGTGAGAGATTGTTTGTTGGTGAGATGGTTGTTGGGGAAATTAGTTCCTTGCAGAAGGCCGTTATTGACTCAATGAACAACTATAAGAAGGTTGAACTGGCCCAAGCCACGGTTGATGGAGTCAAAGTTGAGGGGCTTGATACAAACTTAGCAGTAATGAAG GAATTGTTATCCCCAGTAAGTGagctttggaggattttgttACTGCTCACATCGTGGGATGAGCCTCTGAAATCCATGGTGTTTTGCTTTCTATTCTCTTACATTATAATCAG GGGGTGGGTAGTCTATTTTATGGTCATGGTGCTATTGTTTTCAGCAGTATTTATGTTTCTCACAAGATTAACTAATCAAGGAAAGCCAATGTCTGAGGTCAAGGTGGTATCTCCACCTCCAATGAACACAATGGAGCAGCTCCTAGCTGTTCAAAATGCTATTTCTAAAATCGAGGAGCTTGTCCAGGATGCAAATATTGTTCTTCTGAAGATAAGAGCTCTATTATTGGCTTTTCCATCCCAG GCGACGGATAAAGCTATTGTTGCATCGGTACTGATGGCCTTGAGCCTTGCCATCGTGCCCACAAGAGTGCTTATGCTGCTGATGTTTCTGGAGGTATGCACTAACAACTCACCACCACGAAGAGCAAGCACAGAACGGTGGACCAGAAGGTTGAGAGAGTGGTGGTTCAGCATACCTGCAGCTCCAGTAGTGGTAGAGAAGGAGACAGAAGACAAGAAAACAAGATGA
- the LOC112877024 gene encoding RNA-binding protein Y14B-like — protein sequence MVAVAAMGRAAAADEEEDVEFVEYDQDDEDAMEEDGPAARALPVPHIVSPAVLRTRGRFAGRSPSILASSRDRFDSLTNDGDQGHGPQRSIEGWTILVSGVKEDVEEGDLHDVFSEFGRVKDLHLNLERRTGYAKGYALIEYESFEEAQAAIRAMNGNQLLTKTVYVDWAFSRGPIKNITSTRPPRPRSRTPPRRLAALTPY from the exons atggtggcggtggcggcgatggggcgggcggcggcggcggacgaggAAGAGGACGTGGAGTTCGTCGAGTACGACCAGGACGACGAGGACGCCATGGAGGAGGacggccccgccgcccgcgcgctcccCGTGCCCCACATCGTCTCCCCCGCCGTGTTGCGCACCCGCGGGCGCTTCGCCGGCCGCAGCCCATCCATCCTCGCCTCCAGCCGCGACCGCTTCGACTCCCTCACCAACGACGGCGACCAGGGACATGGCCCGCAGCGCT CTATCGAAGGATGGACAATTCTTGTCAGTGGAGTTAAAGAAGATGTAGAAGAAGGAGATCTGCATGACGTTTTCAGTGAATTTGGTCGTGTCAAGGACTTGCATTTGAATCTAGAACGCCGCACTGGATATGCCAAG GGATATGCGCTGATTGAGTATGAAAGCTTTGAGGAAGCGCAGGCTGCGATCAGAGCAATGAATGGGAATCAGCTGTTGACAAAGACTGTCTATGTTGATTGGGCATTCAGCAGAGGTCCTATAAAGAATATCACGAGTACAAG GCCACCACGCCCAAGGTCTAGGACTCCACCGCGCAGGCTTGCTGCCTTGACGCCTTATTGA
- the LOC112873797 gene encoding probable protein phosphatase 2C 55: MLAGYGGGGRGVHLSSHKDLRLGRGGRSFLFGNTWFLLSTYPARLLHTTDRRAPAAFFAAINRAPCVRSHYAGQGLLQRGGIVMAACGYALRRAELGATKCQPDKDPSPGTRTSRIVAMGSVGSAPRSDVTFRYRGVESCKKIGASLKCREPWGNRSFWTNVVGPSWKLSFAVEPWARDFSSSCVAPYSAGATEHQLSLDEKMDNSTVASDGKAPTSENLKLVSGSCYLPHPAKEATGGEDAHFISTDEHVIGVADGVGGWADLGVDAGLYAKELMRNSVSAIKDEPEGTIDPSRVLEKAYTGTKARGSSTACIITLKNQGIHAVNLGDSGFVVVRDGRTVLRSPSQQHDFNFTYQLESGGGSDLPSSAQVFHFPVAPGDVIVAGTDGLFDNLYNNEISGVIVEALRVGLEPQVAAQKIAALARQRATDKNRQSPFAAAAQEAGYRYYGGKLDDITVVVSYVKSA; this comes from the exons ATGCTGGCTGGCTACGGCGGTGGTGGCCGCGGCGTCCATCTCTCCTCCCACAAGGACCTCCGcctcggccgcggcggccggagcttcctCTTCGGCAACACGTGGTTCCTTCTCTCCACCTACCCGGCGCGCCTCCTGCACACCACGGACCGCCGCGCGCCGGCTGCCTTCTTCGCGGCGATCAACCGGGCCCCTTGCGTCCGCTCGCACTACGCGGGCCAGGGTCTGCTGCAGAGAGGTGGCATTGTCATGGCTGCCTGTGGCTATGCTCTTCGGCGAGCTGAGCTGGGTGCCACCAAGTGCCAACCGGACAAGGATCCATCTCCAGGGACACGCACATCGCGTATTGTGGCCATGGGATCGGTGGGGAGCGCACCTCGGTCAGATGTCACTTTCAGGTATAGAGGGGTGGAGTCTTGTAAGAAGATTGGTGCAAGCTTGAAGTGCCGTGAGCCCTGGGGGAATAGGTCATTCTGGACAAATGTGGTTGGGCCAAGTTGGAAATTGAGCTTTGCAGTTGAGCCATGGGCTAGGGACTTCAGCTCATCATGTGTGGCACCATATTCTGCTGGAGCCACAGAGCATCAATTGTCACTCGATGAGAAGATGGATAACTCAACCGTCGCATCTGATGG AAAGGCACCTACTTCTGAAAATTTGAAGCTGGTCTCAGGCTCTTGTTACTTGCCTCACCCTGCCAAGGAGGCAACTGGCGGTGAGGATGCTCATTTTATTAGCACTGATGAGCATGTGATTGGCGTAGCAGATGGTGTTGGTGGTTGGGCAGATCTTGGTGTTGATGCTGGACTGTACGCTAAGGAGCTCATGAGAAATTCTGTGAGTGCTATCAAGGATGAGCCAGAAGGGACCATTGATCCATCAAGAGTTTTGGAAAAGGCTTATACAGGCACCAAAGCAAGGGGATCATCTACTGCTTGTATCATCACTCTTAAAAATCAG GGTATCCACGCCGTGAATCTTGGGGACAGTGGCTTCGTAGTAGTCAGAGATGGTCGCACTGTTCTTAGATCACCTTCACAGCAACATGATTTCAATTTTACTTATCAGCTCGAGAGTGGGGGTGGCAGTGATCTTCCAAGTTCTGCTCAG GTATTTCACTTTCcagttgctcctggcgatgttATTGTTGCTGGCACGGACGGGCTTTTTGACAATTTATACAACAATGAGATTAGTGGTGTTATTGTTGAAGCTCTCAGGGTTGGACTTGAACCCCAAGTTGCAGCACAGAAAATTGCTGCCCTTGCTCGGCAAAGAGCGACAGACAAGAATAGGCAATCACCATTTGCAGCAGCTGCTCAAGAAGCTGGGTACCGGTACTACGGTGGAAAACTTGACGATATCACAGTCGTGGTCTCATATGTGAAGAGCGCCTGA